DNA sequence from the Thermococcus gammatolerans EJ3 genome:
CAGCCAGAGGAGAACCGCGCCGGAAACAAAGACGGCAAAGGCAAGGGGAAGTTTTTTACTGCTCGTCGCCCAGCCGAGGAAGTAGCCCATCGTGAGGACGAGAACGTATGCCGGAATCATTGCCCTCTTTCTCTCGGGTTCCTCCGATTTGCGGGAGGCTAGGATTAAAAGCGCACTCCCGAGGATAACCAGGAGCGTCCACACGATGAGGTTCAGGAGGATTTCTTTCATAGCCTCCACCATGTAAAGTTTCCTTTACGTAAAGCTTCCTTTACATCCTTATAAGCTTTGCTCCTCGCGGTAGAGTTCCTCGACGTAGGACACCATGTCGTGGATGGCCAGAAAGTCCAGGAGGGCTATAACTCCTTTCAGCAGAACCCCGGAGATGAGGTAGAATATCGCAAGAAAGAGGTCAAGGGCGAGGTACACCAGGGAAACCTTGACGGCGGTGTTTTTGCGGGAATAAACCCCCCACGCGAGAAGGAAGTCAAGTAGGGCGAAGGGAAGGTAAACGGCAGGAAACTTCGTCCCCTGATATAAAGCTAGAAGGCCCTGAAGGCTCAGCACGAACATCGTGACTTTTAGCTCCCCAAACTTCATCTCCATCCCTCAGTACAGGTGGCTCTTGCTCTCCCGGAGCAGTTTGAAGTACTCGAGAAGTTTCTCAAGGTCATCCTGCCCGAAGACTTCCTCAGCGTCCGTCTCGGGATCGAGGGCTAGCAATCGATCCCGCAGTCTTACAAGCTCGTTGAGATCCTCCTGGAGCTCTACGGCCCTCTGGGTGAACTCCAGACTTGTATATGGGCTCTCAAAAGACCTCATCTGGTTGGCCACTATCGCGACCTTAATGTCCCCGATCGCCTCCTCAACGAGTTCAAGGAGCTCTCCCACCTTCATGGAAAGACCTCAGTGTTTTCCTTAATAACCTTGTCCTCGTGCCAAAACGCTTATATCAACCGGTGAAAAGAATTTATAACGGTGGTGGGCATGGACTTTGCCCTCTTTATGGAGAGGTATGGGTACAAGATACTTCTGGGGATTTTCGCGGCGGTAGTTATAGGCATCATAGCATTCGTTGGGTTCTGGGCCTATACGCTGCTCAAAATGTTCGGAACCGTCGGGTTAATAGTAATCCTTGGCTACGCCCTTTATGCTTTCCTCGTCCAGAGACGCGTCCTCGATGCTCAGGCCAAGGCTCACGGAAAGTACTTCTATGATCCAAACTACGGAAAGAAACGCTGAGGATTCTGTGAAAATCCTTTGGGTTTTGGGGCATTTTTTCGAGCTACAAGTTTTATATCCTTCCTCCAACCTTTGAAAGGTGGTTGTATGGAGACGGTTAAGGCTTACCCTTCTGATTCGACCGAGGTTAAAGGTGAAAGGCGAGAGAAGAAGCTTCTCATGGGAAACGAGGCGATAGCCTACGGCGCCCTTGAGAGCGGCGTCGTTTTTGCAACCGGTTACCCCGGAACGCCCTCGACCGAGGTCATCGAGACGATAGCAAGGCTCAAGCCGGAAGTTTTTGCCGAGTGGGCTCCCAACGAAAAGGTTGCCCTTGAGGAAGCGGCGGGAGTTGCCTACACGGGCTTGAGGGCGCTCGTAACCATGAAGTGCGTCGGTTTAAACGTGGCAGCGGACCCTCTTATGAGCCTCGCATATTCAGGCGTCGAGGGAGGTCTCGTGATCCTCGTGGCTGATGACCCAGGCCCGCACACATCTCAAACGGAGCAGGACGACCGCTACTACGGTAAGATCTCGCTCCTGCCCGTCCTTGAACCTGCAGATCCTCAAGAGGCCCACGACCTCATCAAGTACGCCTACGAGCTGAGCGAGCGCTATAAAGTCCCGGTCATCTTCAGGACAACCACGAGGGTTAACCACACGACCGCCGACGTGGAGGTCGGCGAGTTCATCGAACTCGACAGGAAGCCCGTCTTCAAGAAGGACATCGAGCGCTACGTGAGGGCCAGCATGGAGGGCAACAGGAAGAGGCACCGCTGGCTCAACGAGACACTCGCCAAGATTGAGGAGGAGTTCAACTCGATGCCCTTCAACTGGGTCGAGGGGAGCGGTAAAATCGGAATAATCGTCGAGGGCGCGCCCTACAACTACGTGAAGGAGGTTCTCCCGAGAATCAACGCGGACTTTAAAGTTCTCAAGCTCTCAACGCCCCACCCGCTACCGAAGAAGTTGGTCACCGACTTCCTCAAGGATGTGGACTACGCCATTGTAATCGAGGACGGCGCGCCTCTCCTCGAGGAGGAGGTCAAGATAGCCGCCTACGAGGCCGGCTTGAGCGTTCCAATCTACGGCAAGAGAACAGGCCATCTGCCCCTTGAGGGCGAGCTAACGCCTTCCCTCGTCAGAAACGCCCTCCTCAGGCTCATCGGAGAAAGTGAAGAGACCTACGAGAAGCCAGAGGGGGTAAAGCTGGCAGAGAGCCTCGCCCCGAAGAGACCGCCGGTTATGTGCCCCGGCTGTCCGCACAGGGGCTCTTACCGCGCCGTGCTGGACGCGCTGAGGGATCTCAAGCTCGGCCGTTACAAGGTCCCAATACATGGCGACATAGGCTGTTACGCCCTCTCGCTCCTCCCACCGCTCGAAGCCATCTGGACCGAGTACGTCATGGGCGCGAGCATAAGTTTAGCGAACGGGCAGAGCATCGTCACGGACAAGAAGATAATCGCGACAATCGGTGACTCGACTTTCTTCCACAACGGAATCCAGCCCCTCATCGATGCCGTCTACAAGAACCTGAACGTTCTGGTGATGATACTCGACAACAGAACCACCGCCATGACCGGCCACCAGCCCCACCCCGGAACCGGGGGTAGCGAAACCGGCAGGAAGTTCAACGAGATCGACATCGAGGCATTGGTCAAGGCTCTTGGAGTGAAGTACGTCAAGACCGTCGACCCCTACGACCTCAAGGCCACGAGAGAAGCCATAAAGGAGGCCATGCAGGTTGAGGGGCCGGCCGTGATAATAGCTAAGCGTGAGTGCGTCATTCCCGTCATAAGGCGCGGGGAAATAGGTGAGCTCCCCGTTGTCATCGAGGACAAGTGCACCGGCTGTAAGGCGTGCATACTCCTGACCGGCTGTCCGGCGCTCGTCTACGACCCCGAAACGAACAAGGTACGCATAGACAGCCTGCTCTGCACGGGCTGTGGTGTCTGCAACCAGACGTGCCCCTTCGACGCGATAAAGTTCCCGAGCGAGCTGGAGAGGGGGGCTTAATCAGTTTTCTCTTTCCCCCGCAATCCTTAAATATTACTCGTTCAGTAATATACTCGGTGGGTAATATGTTCTACGACAGGTGGCGCGAGCTTGAGAAGCTCAACGAGGTTTACTCCTTTCCAGGCTCAAGCTTCCTCGTGATTTACGGCAGGCGGAGGGTTGGAAAGACTGCCTTGGCCAGGGAGTTCCTAAGGGATAAGCCAGGCCTATACTTCTTCGTTGGCGAGAAGGACGAGGCTCTGCTCCTCGAGGAGTACTCGCGCGAGATTGAGGAAAAGCTTTCCCACCACCTTCCCCCATATGTGAAGCCAAAGTTCGGCTCCCTAGAGGAGCTGGTTGAGTTCCTGCTCGACTTCTCGCAGGAGAGGAAGCTTGTTGTGGTCTTTGATGAATTCCAGAACTTCAGGACGGTTAAACCTTCATTCTTCTCCTCCCTCCAGAGGCTCTGGGACGAGAAAAAGGAGACCTCAAACCTCATGCTCATCGCAGTTGGCTCGTACGTCGGCATGATTAAGCGCATCTTCATGGATAGAAAAGAGCCCCTCTTCGGCAGGGTGGACGAGTGGGTCAAGCTCAAGCCCTTCGACTTCTGGACTTCATTTAACTTCGTGCGCTCTCTGGTTGATGTTTCACCAAAGGACTTCGTTGAGCTGTATTCAGCACTGGGCGGAATGCCAAGGTACCTCCTCTACGTCCCGCGGTATTATCGTGGAGACTCCCTCAAAACCCTAAAGGCGCTGTTCTTCGACGAGTTCGCCCCTCTGAGGGAAGAAGGTTTAAACGTCCTTAAGCTGGAGTTCGGCAGGTTCTACCGCGCTCACTTCTCAATCCTCGAAGCGGTCAGCCTCGGCTACGTTACGCCCAAGGAGATAAGCAACAAAACGGGTATGAAGCTACTCACCGTCGGCAAGTACCTCAGCGAGCTGACGAACCACTTCGAGTACCTGACGAGAGAAGTTCCCGCCACCGAGAACCCTCTGAAGACTAGGAAAGTCGCCTATCGCATAAGCGACGAGTTCTTCAACTTCTGGTTCCGCTTCGTTTACCACAACTATACCACTCTTGAAGAAAATCCTGAGAAGGCCTTTGAGCGCTTTAAAGCTGAATTTCCAGCCTTCGTTGGCAAAACCTACGAGAGAATAGCCCTGGACTTCGTGAGAAAGCTCGACCTTGGCTTTGAACCGGAGCGCGTCGGCAGGTGGTGGCGGGGAGGAGAAGAAATAGACGTCCTCACCTACGACCGGAAGAACATTATTCTCTTCGAGGTGAAGTGGAAGGATTTGAGCCTGAGGGACGCGAGGAAGGTTTTGAAGTCCCTTGAAAGAAAGGCTGAACTCCTCCCGCTCAAAGGGGATTACAGGTTTGGCATCGTAGCGAGGGAACTCAAGGGTAAGGAAGAACTCAGGAAAGAGGGCTTTCTCGCATTTGACCTCAACGACGTTGTTCAGTATTCCCTCACTCCCTCCAAACCTCGAGAACCATGAAGCGCCTAACGAGCGGGTTTGGATACAGCTCCCAGCCGATTCCCTCTGTGTCTGCCTCGATTTCCCCGAAGAGGCCGCCCTCGCGCGGGTCGAGGCTCTCCCCGTAGATTTTTCCGGGCCTTATCTCGACCTCCATGTAGCGCGGGAGGCCGACGATAGCTTTCCCTTCCTTCCTCGCATAGTCAATCGCCCACTTGGCGGTGTACAGGCCGGCGTAGATTTCCGCTATTCTAACAGGGACGCTCGACTTGCCAATGGCAATTATCTCTATTCCCGTCTCCTCCCAGAACTTCTTTGCTAAGGGCTGGAGATCCTTCGCGAGATCTTTCCAGACTTCCTTCCCGCGGTCGGTTATCGTTAAAGCGTCAATCGTCGGCTCGTCGAGCTTTCTCACCTCTATCCCGCCGATGGTTGAGTCGAGATGGATGATGTCCGGCCTGACTTCCCTTGCGAGCTCCACCGCGAGCAATGCCTCGTCCCTAATAGCTTGCCTCCCGCTCATGTCGTAGTCGAAGGGATCCGCGTACTTCACCCTGCTGAGCGTCGCCGTCCTGTATGGCTTCTCGACCAGCACTGCCGCCGTTGCAATGAGCCCTATCGGCTCGTAGTCCTCCGTCAGCAGGGCCCCGCCGGTGTCCGCTGAGACTATCCTCATAACATCACCTCCGGTAACGACCAATTACCTATGATCATCTCCACCCTATGAATGGATGTGATGGGGTATGGACGGGGCAGCTTATGAAATTTTGGGACATTATCTGGACAGCCTTTCGGGCTCGATATACTTGGGGTCGGCCAAGGGGTTCGTGTTCGTCGAACATGATGAAAGGGTGTACGTTATAAGTCCCGTTGAGTGCACGGAGTACGTGTCGATATTCTACTCCGACGGTTTCCTGGAGATATACACTATCTGGGGCAGGGGCGGCGAGAACGGGATCAGAATCCTCGCGGACACGAGCAGGGTTTCGGTGTTCTCCGAGGGAGATGACCTTTACATACTCATAGAGCCGCACGGTTCCTACGAGATGGTGAACGGTGTCGTCGGCGTTTTCCTGAGGGGAGCGAGGGATATGGAACCAACGTTACGGAGCGCGATAGACCTCTCAGATCTGAAAAGAAAGGAGAAGGATGGCCTCATAGAGGTCGTTCAGGGTCAGAGGGTTTGAGTCATCACAGCTCAGCACTCGGCAAACTCTTCATTCCCAGCATTTCGTAAATCCTTCTTGCTACGGTACTTATATTTTCTCCCCCTTCGATTGAGGCAAGCTCCCCGCTCTCCGGGAACCTGATCCTCAGATAGTCGAGGGCCTCTTCTGGGGCCATTAACATCCCGCTTTCCCGGTACGCCCAGGCTGTTAGAAGTACGTCCATAGCCCTCTTAGTGTCTCCCGTCTTTAAGAGCTCCTCAGCCTCACGGAGGAGTTCCTCCAATACCCCCACCTTCATCACCGTCGCCTGATTCCACGTCAACATTTATAACCCATTGGGCTTATACCCGGAGAGTATGAGGGGAAGGATCGAGCTGGTCGTCTGGACTGTTGTGAGTCTAATAATCCTTTACCTCTCATGGAGGACGGTTAGGCCTCTCGTTACGCCCCTCTTCTTCGGGGTTCTGCTGGCTTACATAGCCTATCCCCTCCATATGCGCCTCAGGAGGAGGTTCTCGGCCCACGAGTCCGCTCTAATCCTGACCGCGATCATGATAGGGCTGGGCACGATCCTTCTCGTGTTTTTCACTCTGCTCTCAATAAAGCTTGTAAATCGATTTTACATGAATGTGAAGGACGTTTTGGCGTGGCTCTCCTCGCTCCAGTTCTCGGGAACACTCCAGACTTTCTTTGGGCAGGTGCAGTCTCAGATAGTGCCAAAACTCACGGATTACGTCTCGTCTTTCACATTCTCCGTCCCCAAGTACCTCCTTCAGCTCATCGTTTTCCTCTTCGCATTCTACTACGCCCTCGTCTATGGCGAGAAGCTTAGGGAATTTATCCTGTCCCTTGTTCCAGAGAATCAGGCTCCGTTCATAGTTGAGATCTTGAACAGAACGGACAAGACCCTCGACGCACTTGTCAGGGCATGGCTCCTCTTGAACGTCGCCAAGGGCTTTCTGATGACCATCGGGTACATCATCTTTGGGGTTGGGGACGTTTACACCGCGATAATAGCTGGTTTTCTAACGTTCCTCTTTAGCTTCGTGCCCCTCCTGGAGGGGTGGATGCTCTGGGTTGCGGGTGCGATCTACCTCTACATGAAAGGATCCCTGCTCGGGGCGATAGGAATCGCGGTTTACGGTGCCGTCCTCGTCTCGCCCCTGCCGGATTACACTGTACGGCCGATGCTCGTTGCCAAAGATGCAGAATTGGACGAGACGCTTGTTTTCATAGGCATGCTCGGGGGTACCTGGGCCTTTGGGCTGAAGGGCCTTTTACTGGGTCCTGTAATACTGAGCATCGCCCTAGTTCTGCTGAAGGAGTGGAAAAAGAGAACCTCAGATAGAGGAGCAGCTGGTTAGCTTTACCCCGGCGCGCTGGAGCTCTTCAAGGGCTTTTCTCTCGTCCTCCGGGTTGATCCCCTTGATGGCGTCCGTCAGCAGGTAAGTCTCAAAGCCGTGTTTTACGGCATCTAGGGCTGTGGCCTTTACGCAGTACTCTGTGGCAACCCCACAGACGTAGACGCGCTTAACACCCTTCTCCATGAGTATCTCAGCCAGATTCGTGCCCTCAAAACCCGAATATGCCTCTTTATCAGGTTCCGTTGCCTTCGAAATTATGACCGCGTCTTCGGGCAGCTCCACGACGAATTCTGCGCCGGGTGTGTTCTGGACGCAGTGCCTCGGCCAGGGGCCGCCCTGCTCTCTGAAGCTGATGTGGTTCTCCGGGTGCCAGTCCCTGGTGGCGACTATCAATGCACCCCTCTCCCTGAATTTTCTCACGCACTCGTTTACGATAGGGATTATCTTGTCCCCCTCTGGAACCGGAAGGGCCCCTCCGGGCATGAAATCCCTCTGCATGTCCACAACGATGAGGGCTTCCTCCGGCATGTCCATCACCGATGAATTATCGACGTTCGACTTTAAATCCTTGTCATCAGAAGCTGAAGAAGTTCCCCGGCACTCCCTCAAACCTCAAGCCTCTCCCTGAAGCGGGACATGTCGAGGCCCTTCTCAACGCCGAAGAGGTAGAGAACCAGCCTCCTGTCGAGGTTGCCGTACCTTCCCGAGAACTTCTCAAGCTCTTCCAAAACCTCTGATTCATCGAGGTCCAGCTGGGAGGCCACAAAGGACAGCATCTCCCTGAAGAGATCCTCCTCCCCTTCTTTTTGTGTTAACGCCTCGAGATTTATTCTCAGCAAATTCCCTTCCTCGACGAGCAGGCCTTCTTCGACCCACTTTGAGATAGCTTCTTTGGCCTCACCAACGCTCATGATCCTGAGCTTGAAGGTAAGCAGTCCCACGAGCTCGCTCTTTGAAAACTTTCCGCTTCCCTTAACCCTGAGCACGCTCTCGAGGGGGTGCACGGAACCACCCAAAGTTCTTCGCAAAAGGGGTATAAAAACGTGGTGGAGCCGGGACCGGGATTTGAACCCGGGACCTGGGGATTACGAGTCCCCCGCCCTGCCGAGCTAGGCTACCCCGGCACCGGAGGAGAAAAAGTAGGAGAGGTTTATAAGTTTTCCGCTACGGCTTGGGCATCGTCATGGCAAGTATCAGGAGAAAGCCTCCGGCGAGGAAGCCGAGCATCGTGGCATGTTTGATTATGGAGACGTTAACGTTCCTGAAAGCTGATGGAACATGGATTTTTCTTCCCTCGACCATCTTACCAACTACCATCGCCAGTGCTATGCCTGAGAGGGCGTCGTAGATCCAGTGGTGACCGAGAAGGAGGGTGGCGAAAGGAACGAGTGAGTTGAGGGCTATGATGAGCTTGGCCTTGAGCTCCCGCCGGTATTTCCACAGGATGATTATGTTAAAGGCCGCCACGGTGTTGTGAAGGGAAGGCAGAACAAATTCCTGCTGGGTCAGGTAAGTCCTGTCCGGGTAGAACCCGGGTAAATGGTAGACGTAGTGGGGCGCATAAACGTGGGCAAAGGTGTAGACTGTACCGCAGATGGAGTATGTAATGAGGTACCCCAGTGCCAGCTCATCGGCCTTCTGGAGATCCCTCTTGTACAGGAGAACGAAGAGGACAGTTAACGCTATCGAGCCCGAGAATCCGATGTAGTAGATACCCTTCATGAGGAGGTAAAGCGGGAAGACTTCTCTCGTGAGGTCAAGGGTGGAGACGACGAAGTGATATGAAGTGAAGGGGAGTTTAAGGAGGAGATACGTAACGTCCCTGCTGTGGGATTTGAGGTGATCGTAGAGAACTGTAAACCCTATCCACCCGAAGTACAGCAGGAGAAAAGTGTTGAGCCGTATAAGCACGTCGTGGTCGTTGAGGGACTCCACAATATCCCTGACTGATTGTCGTTTCATCGGACTCCCCCACCGGCTATGAGTAATGGGATACCCTATTTAAACTTTTCACTTTTTCCGCCACTGGAGTTGAAATAAAACCAAAGGTTTTTCTTGCCAGCGTTCAACTTCCACCGGTGAGTTAAATGGAGGTTGACGTTCCTGGTCACGGACGAATCGAATTCAATGCCATCCTCTTCGACCTGAACGGCACTCTGGGGGTTGAGGGAAGGGTTCCGGAGGACGTCAAGGGGCTCCTCACAAGGCTGGCCAGCCGGTGCACCGTTGTCATTCTGAGCGCTGATACCTTCGGGACTCTGGAAGAGGAGTTCAAAGGGCTTCCTGTCCGAATTGAAAGGGTTTCAAGCGGGGCAGAGAAGGCCGAGATCGCGGAAGGGTACAGGCCCTACGTTGCCATCGGTAACGGGAACAACGACGTTGCCATGCTTGAAAAGGCGGAGTTGGCTTTCTGTGTAATCGGGAAGGAAGGTGCAGCAGTTGATGCGCTCCTTGCGAGCGATGTTGTCGTCACCGACGTGAGGGACGCGATGGAGATGCTCCTCGACGAGAAGAAGCTGATAGCGACGCTGAGGAGGTAGTCATAGACTACAAAACCCTGAAAGGCGTCGGCACTGCCAGGTTCGTGATAAAGAAGTCCGTCTTTATAGGCTATGCTTCTCCAGCAAACACTGAGGAAGAGGCCAAGGCCTTCATCGAGAGAATCAAGGCCCCCACCACAGCGACGCGGCAAGTCTTGCAATTGAGAACGCGGGCATAATTGAAGCTTACGAGATGGAGCGCTGGTAACTTTCACCGTAGAAACACGGGGTTTACATTGGGATTCTTAGAGTGCTGGTGGAGGCTGCCCAAGCGCACTCAGGGGGGCAGAGGTCTATCGGAGACTAAAGTCCCTGGCCTCGCTCCCAAAAGAGTACAGCACGTCTACAAATACCTTAAACTTGAAAAAGACCGGATCCGCTCGCTCGGTGGAAAGAGGTACTGGGTTGAGAACCTCCTTCTCAAGGAGGCGGTCAGGAAGTTTAATTTTCAGTGATGCCCTCTCCTTTGCTTTCCAAAACCTCCCCAGCCCTAATCGCGGCCCATTTGTCCATGAACTTCCAAGTGTGTTCTTGAGTGGAGGTGATACTTTGAAGGCCTACGTGACGGCTATCGGCACACCCCTTGAGCCCCCAACTTTTCCCCGCAACCCTTTAAAATCCTCTTCCTCAGCTTAGCCCGGTGGTGAGAATGGCGAGGATAGCTGTCATCGACTACGACAAGTGCAACCCGAACAAGTGTGGTCACTTCCTCTGCGAGCGAGTCTGCCCCGTCAACCGAATGGGCGGTGAGGCGATAATCATAGACGAGGAGAACTACCGTCCCATCATACAGGAGGCCAGCTGTACCGGCTGTGGAATCTGCGTCCACAAGTGCCCCTTCAACGCGATAACCATAGTAAACCTGCCAGAACAGCTCGACGAGGACTGCGTCCACCGCTACGGAATCAACGGCTTCGTCCTCTACCGCCTCCCCGTCGTCAAGGAGGGCATGGTCGTCGGAATCCTCGGGCCCAACGGAACGGGTAAGACGACCGCCGTTAAAATCCTCTCCGGCCAGCTCCTGCCGAACCTCTGCGGTGATAACGACTCCTGGGACAACGTGATTAAGGCCTTCCGCGGAAACGAGCTCCAGACGTACTTCGAGAGGCTGAAGAACAAGGAGATTCGCCCCGTCGTCAAGCCCCAGTACGTTGACCTGATTCCCAAGGCCGTCAGGGGGAAGGTCCGCGACCTGCTCAGGAAGGCCGACGAGAGCGGAAGGTTCGACGAGGTTGTTAAGGAGCTTGAGCTCGAAAACGTCCTTGATAGAGATATAAGGCACCTCTCGGGCGGTGAGCTCCAGCGCGTTGCCATAGCCGCGGCCCTCCTGAGAAACGCCGAGTTCTACTTCTTCGATGAGCCGTCGAGCTACCTCGACATAAGGCAGAGGCTCAGGATTGCGAAAATCATAAGGAAGCTCGCCGAGTCGGGCAAGAACGTTCTGGCGGTCGAGCACGACCTTGCTATCCTCGACTACATGAGCGACATAATTCACGTCGTCTACGGTAAGCCCGGCGCCTACGGTATTTTCTCCCAGCCGAAATCAACGCGCAACGGCATAAACGAGTTTCTCAGAGGCTACCTCCGCGATGAAAACGTCCGCTTCAGGCCCTACGAGATAAACTTCAGCAAGAAGAGCGAGCGCAAAAGCCAGGAGGGAGAAATTCTCGTGGAGTACCCGCCGCTTGTGAAGGACTACGGCTCCTTCAGGCTTGAGGCCGAGGGGGGAGAGCTCTACATCGGCGAGGTGGTAGGAATCGTCGGCCCGAACGGAATCGGTAAGACGACCTTCGTGAAGATGCTCGCCGGCGTCGAGAAGCCCACCGAAGGCGAGATAGACTGGTCGCTGACCGTCAGTTACAAGCCCCAGTACATCAAGACAGACTACGAGGGCACCGTCTACGAGCTCCTCAGCAAGATTGACGCAGGCAAGCTCATGAGCAGTTTTTACAAGAGCGAGCTCCTGAACCCGCTCGGGATTCCCGAGCTCTACGACAAGAACGTCAACGACCTTTCCGGTGGTGAGCTTCAACGCGTCGCCATAACCGCCTGCCTGCTCCGCGATGCTGACCTCTACCTCCTCGACGAGCCCTCAGCGCATCTCGACGTCGAGCAGAGGTTAGCTGTCTCGAAGGCAATCCGCTCGCTGATGGCCAAGAACGAGAAGACTGCTCTCATAGTCGAGCACGACGTCATGATGGTGGACTACCTGAGCGACAGGCTCATAGTCTTCGAGGGCCAGCCCGGCAGATTCGGAAAGGCTAGCAAGCCGATGGGCATGCGCGAGGGCATGAACAGGTTCTTGGCATCAGTCGGGGTAACCTTCCGCAGGGACCCCGATACGGGCAGACCGAGGGCCAACAAGGAAGGCTCCGTAAAGGACAGGGAGCAGAAGGAGAGGGGAGAGTACTACTACACCTAAAGGACCTAAAGGCTTTTCTTTTCCTTCCCCAAATTCTTTCGGTGATGCCATGCTCCCACCGGGCAAGTTACCTCCCGAAAAGCTGGAGGAGCTCGTGTTCAGGTTCGTTGGCGGGGGAAAAGGAAGGCTCATAATCGGACCGGGACAGGGCATCGATGCCGCGGCCATAGACTTCGGTGAAACTGTACTCGTTGCCTCCACCGACCCGATAACGGGAGCCGAGAAGAGGATCGGTTTTTACTCGGTTCACGTTAACGCCAACGACGTTGCAACCTTTGGTGCCAAGCCCCAATGGTTCCTCGCGACGGTTCTCCTGCCCGAAAATACTGAGGAGAGCCTGCTCTTAGAGATAATGAAAGAGATGTCTGAAACCGCGAGAAGGCTCGGCGTGTTGATCGTTGGCGGACACACCGAAGTTACTCCCGGCCTGGACAGGCCGATAGTCATCGGGACGATGCTCGGCGAGGTGGAGCGGGATAGACTAGTCCTGCCGAATGGAGCCAGACCGGGTGACGCTATCATTTTGACGAAATGGGCCGGTCTCGAGGGAACGGCAATAATAGCGAGCGAAAGGGAGGAGGAACTCAGGGGAGTTTTCGGTGACTCCCTCGTTGAAAG
Encoded proteins:
- the iorA gene encoding indolepyruvate ferredoxin oxidoreductase subunit alpha, with product METVKAYPSDSTEVKGERREKKLLMGNEAIAYGALESGVVFATGYPGTPSTEVIETIARLKPEVFAEWAPNEKVALEEAAGVAYTGLRALVTMKCVGLNVAADPLMSLAYSGVEGGLVILVADDPGPHTSQTEQDDRYYGKISLLPVLEPADPQEAHDLIKYAYELSERYKVPVIFRTTTRVNHTTADVEVGEFIELDRKPVFKKDIERYVRASMEGNRKRHRWLNETLAKIEEEFNSMPFNWVEGSGKIGIIVEGAPYNYVKEVLPRINADFKVLKLSTPHPLPKKLVTDFLKDVDYAIVIEDGAPLLEEEVKIAAYEAGLSVPIYGKRTGHLPLEGELTPSLVRNALLRLIGESEETYEKPEGVKLAESLAPKRPPVMCPGCPHRGSYRAVLDALRDLKLGRYKVPIHGDIGCYALSLLPPLEAIWTEYVMGASISLANGQSIVTDKKIIATIGDSTFFHNGIQPLIDAVYKNLNVLVMILDNRTTAMTGHQPHPGTGGSETGRKFNEIDIEALVKALGVKYVKTVDPYDLKATREAIKEAMQVEGPAVIIAKRECVIPVIRRGEIGELPVVIEDKCTGCKACILLTGCPALVYDPETNKVRIDSLLCTGCGVCNQTCPFDAIKFPSELERGA
- a CDS encoding ATP-binding protein, which translates into the protein MFYDRWRELEKLNEVYSFPGSSFLVIYGRRRVGKTALAREFLRDKPGLYFFVGEKDEALLLEEYSREIEEKLSHHLPPYVKPKFGSLEELVEFLLDFSQERKLVVVFDEFQNFRTVKPSFFSSLQRLWDEKKETSNLMLIAVGSYVGMIKRIFMDRKEPLFGRVDEWVKLKPFDFWTSFNFVRSLVDVSPKDFVELYSALGGMPRYLLYVPRYYRGDSLKTLKALFFDEFAPLREEGLNVLKLEFGRFYRAHFSILEAVSLGYVTPKEISNKTGMKLLTVGKYLSELTNHFEYLTREVPATENPLKTRKVAYRISDEFFNFWFRFVYHNYTTLEENPEKAFERFKAEFPAFVGKTYERIALDFVRKLDLGFEPERVGRWWRGGEEIDVLTYDRKNIILFEVKWKDLSLRDARKVLKSLERKAELLPLKGDYRFGIVARELKGKEELRKEGFLAFDLNDVVQYSLTPSKPREP
- a CDS encoding DUF4152 family protein — encoded protein: MRIVSADTGGALLTEDYEPIGLIATAAVLVEKPYRTATLSRVKYADPFDYDMSGRQAIRDEALLAVELAREVRPDIIHLDSTIGGIEVRKLDEPTIDALTITDRGKEVWKDLAKDLQPLAKKFWEETGIEIIAIGKSSVPVRIAEIYAGLYTAKWAIDYARKEGKAIVGLPRYMEVEIRPGKIYGESLDPREGGLFGEIEADTEGIGWELYPNPLVRRFMVLEVWRE
- a CDS encoding AI-2E family transporter; this encodes MRGRIELVVWTVVSLIILYLSWRTVRPLVTPLFFGVLLAYIAYPLHMRLRRRFSAHESALILTAIMIGLGTILLVFFTLLSIKLVNRFYMNVKDVLAWLSSLQFSGTLQTFFGQVQSQIVPKLTDYVSSFTFSVPKYLLQLIVFLFAFYYALVYGEKLREFILSLVPENQAPFIVEILNRTDKTLDALVRAWLLLNVAKGFLMTIGYIIFGVGDVYTAIIAGFLTFLFSFVPLLEGWMLWVAGAIYLYMKGSLLGAIGIAVYGAVLVSPLPDYTVRPMLVAKDAELDETLVFIGMLGGTWAFGLKGLLLGPVILSIALVLLKEWKKRTSDRGAAG
- a CDS encoding nicotinamidase gives rise to the protein MPEEALIVVDMQRDFMPGGALPVPEGDKIIPIVNECVRKFRERGALIVATRDWHPENHISFREQGGPWPRHCVQNTPGAEFVVELPEDAVIISKATEPDKEAYSGFEGTNLAEILMEKGVKRVYVCGVATEYCVKATALDAVKHGFETYLLTDAIKGINPEDERKALEELQRAGVKLTSCSSI
- a CDS encoding DUF2240 family protein produces the protein MHPLESVLRVKGSGKFSKSELVGLLTFKLRIMSVGEAKEAISKWVEEGLLVEEGNLLRINLEALTQKEGEEDLFREMLSFVASQLDLDESEVLEELEKFSGRYGNLDRRLVLYLFGVEKGLDMSRFRERLEV
- a CDS encoding phosphatase PAP2 family protein is translated as MKRQSVRDIVESLNDHDVLIRLNTFLLLYFGWIGFTVLYDHLKSHSRDVTYLLLKLPFTSYHFVVSTLDLTREVFPLYLLMKGIYYIGFSGSIALTVLFVLLYKRDLQKADELALGYLITYSICGTVYTFAHVYAPHYVYHLPGFYPDRTYLTQQEFVLPSLHNTVAAFNIIILWKYRRELKAKLIIALNSLVPFATLLLGHHWIYDALSGIALAMVVGKMVEGRKIHVPSAFRNVNVSIIKHATMLGFLAGGFLLILAMTMPKP
- a CDS encoding HAD family hydrolase, encoding MEVDVPGHGRIEFNAILFDLNGTLGVEGRVPEDVKGLLTRLASRCTVVILSADTFGTLEEEFKGLPVRIERVSSGAEKAEIAEGYRPYVAIGNGNNDVAMLEKAELAFCVIGKEGAAVDALLASDVVVTDVRDAMEMLLDEKKLIATLRR